From Kaistella polysaccharea:
GATATGGTGACAGTAGGCGTTTTTTAAAACCTTTTTGATGGTCTCGTCGATTGGTGTAATTCCAGTAGTTCCATCGTAAAAACTTTTCGGAATTTTTCGCTTGAAATTGAAGAAGTTTTGCGTGCGCGAAAATTGACCTTTATGCAAATACATTCCGTGCATAAATTCCCGCCAACCGATAATCTGGCGAACAAAACCTTCCACAGAATTAAGCGGGATTTTATTTTTTGTCGCGAATTTTAAAGTCTGATTAATAACGTCGATCGGTTGTAAAAGTCCAGAATTAAGCAACGGCGAAAGAATGCTGTGATTAAGATGGGCTTCTTTTTTAACAATCGCATCTTCATAAATTCCAAAATCGTGAAACCGATAATCGAAAAATTGATCGAGCCAGTCTTGTGCCTCTTTATGCGTAATCGGGTACAGTGGATTGGTGGGAAGTTCGCCTGGATTATTTTTAAAGTAGGTTTCTGTATAATCGATAGCTTCTTTCCAAAAGTCTGAATTTTCGGGAAAGTGAATTGGCGGCGGCGTTTTGGCTTTCGGATATTTCTTACGGTTTTCAGAATCGAACGTCCATTTTTCTCCTTCTGGTTTTCCGTCCTTCGTCATTAAAATGTTTAGACGAATTCGTTCCTGTTTGTAAAAAGCAGTTTGAAAATAGAATTTTTTATTCGGATCAAAGAAGTCAGCGAGATCATTTTTACTATTGATGAATTGAGGTGAATCGAGAATATTGAGTTTAATATTTTCGCAAACTTTTTTCAATCTTCTTTCCAACCAATCGTCGGTCGGATTAACGACATTAATTTCAGCAATGTTCTTTTTTTTAATCTCACTTGTAAAATTTCTGATATCTGCCAAATCGCTAGCACTTTCAATATAGGTTACTTTTCGTCTATTTTCTTTAAGATAAGATTCAAAAGATTTCATCGAAGCGCGATGGAATGCTAATTTCTGCTTGTGAAATTTGAATTCTTTAAAAAATAAATGCTCCTCGATCAAATAAAAATCGCCCTCATTTTTTAACAAAGTATTATTTTCAAAGAGTTGATTGGGAAATATTAAATTAACTGTTATCGACATAAATAACTTTGATTTTTATCGCATTTCAAATTCTTGTTGCAAATCTTTTTTAATCTTCTTCCAATAGCTAAAAAAAGACTTAAAATCTCCGTCCAGGTTTGAAAGTACGGAACGCTTTTCTATAATTCCCTCAAAATGAGAATTGGTTGGATGTTCTTTAAACGTTATATTTTTTGTTGAAATTATTTGATTTAACACTGAAAATTCTCCAACGTAAATTTTTAAACCGCGAATATTTTTAGACAATTCTACAGCGAAATTGAGCACTTTTTTGGTGACAGGATATTTTTCAAATAAAGAAGGTTCCAGTAAAAATACTCTTTGGAAATCTTCACTTTGGTGCCAAGTCGGATCTAAATTATAGTAGGTATAAATTAATGTTTTTTCGTCAACCAACTTTGGAATTTCAAAACCTGTGAGATCTGTTTGGAGCGAAAAGTTCTCTGTTTCTCTTAAAATATCTGGAGTTTTCAAACTTTCAAAGTCAGAATAATCGACATCTAAAAAAGTGTTCTTTTGAGTTCCGCCAAAATATTTATTCAGGTTGTCCTGATTGGCAAAATATTTTTTAGTGGAGAAACTTCCGGCGATCCATTGCCAGCTGAGATGGTTGCTCGCCAAATCACCGTCCAACAAATTACTGTAAAGCCATTTCGCGGGTTCGGACCAATGACAATGCGCAATATTACAACAAACTGTAGCCAGATACATTCGCAGATGATTATGAAGATAACTTGTTTCGTACAGTGTTTTCACCGCATCATCTAAGATCTGAATTCCAGTTTTGCCCTTTAAAATTGCGGTGGGAATTTCATGATTTTCAACATTTTCTTGGCGTTGTTTGAGATTAGAAAATATTTGATCGCCTTTTTCTTTCCAGACATTTTGAAAAAAGTCGCGCCAGGCTAACTCCTGAACCAAGCGTTCTACTTGAAGCCAGTTCAAATCTAAAGTTTTCAAATGATTGAAAACTTCTCGCGTAGAAATCACGCCTCTAGAAATATAAGGACTTAATTTAGTTACGGCTCCATCTCCAAAATTTCTGGTTGAACCATATTTTATCGGATCGATGACAGTGATTCTGT
This genomic window contains:
- a CDS encoding cryptochrome/photolyase family protein — encoded protein: MSITVNLIFPNQLFENNTLLKNEGDFYLIEEHLFFKEFKFHKQKLAFHRASMKSFESYLKENRRKVTYIESASDLADIRNFTSEIKKKNIAEINVVNPTDDWLERRLKKVCENIKLNILDSPQFINSKNDLADFFDPNKKFYFQTAFYKQERIRLNILMTKDGKPEGEKWTFDSENRKKYPKAKTPPPIHFPENSDFWKEAIDYTETYFKNNPGELPTNPLYPITHKEAQDWLDQFFDYRFHDFGIYEDAIVKKEAHLNHSILSPLLNSGLLQPIDVINQTLKFATKNKIPLNSVEGFVRQIIGWREFMHGMYLHKGQFSRTQNFFNFKRKIPKSFYDGTTGITPIDETIKKVLKNAYCHHIERLMIVGNFMLLCEFDPNDVYRWFMELFIDAYDWVMVPNIYGMSQFADGGTFATKPYLSGSNYIKKMSDYEGGDWEKIWDGLFWRFVDTQKEFFKTNPRVSMMYYSLQKMDAEKKDKHLKNANDFLNNLDQ
- a CDS encoding FAD-binding domain-containing protein; its protein translation is MEFPTDFKLIKNRITVIDPIKYGSTRNFGDGAVTKLSPYISRGVISTREVFNHLKTLDLNWLQVERLVQELAWRDFFQNVWKEKGDQIFSNLKQRQENVENHEIPTAILKGKTGIQILDDAVKTLYETSYLHNHLRMYLATVCCNIAHCHWSEPAKWLYSNLLDGDLASNHLSWQWIAGSFSTKKYFANQDNLNKYFGGTQKNTFLDVDYSDFESLKTPDILRETENFSLQTDLTGFEIPKLVDEKTLIYTYYNLDPTWHQSEDFQRVFLLEPSLFEKYPVTKKVLNFAVELSKNIRGLKIYVGEFSVLNQIISTKNITFKEHPTNSHFEGIIEKRSVLSNLDGDFKSFFSYWKKIKKDLQQEFEMR